From Verrucomicrobia bacterium S94, the proteins below share one genomic window:
- a CDS encoding gamma-glutamylcyclotransferase, with product MSYMNLFAYGTLMWPEVLESVTGRRIAGTAAVLRGYRRLRVKGEHYPVVVPSSADCVEGVLYCGLTMQEFRLLDDFEGDQYDRIEADIGDDTAFVYVLSSDWKHIADSQRWNPEDLKPEQLAEFCSEYCGWDKIRD from the coding sequence ATGAGCTATATGAATCTGTTTGCCTATGGAACATTGATGTGGCCGGAGGTTCTGGAGTCGGTGACGGGGCGGCGGATAGCCGGAACAGCGGCGGTGCTAAGGGGCTATCGACGGCTGCGCGTGAAGGGAGAGCATTATCCGGTGGTTGTCCCGTCGTCTGCGGACTGTGTAGAGGGGGTACTTTACTGCGGGCTTACGATGCAGGAGTTCCGATTACTGGACGATTTTGAAGGAGATCAATATGACCGGATTGAAGCAGACATAGGCGATGATACGGCTTTTGTGTATGTTCTTTCCAGCGATTGGAAACATATCGCGGATTCGCAACGCTGGAATCCGGAAGACCTTAAGCCGGAACAGTTGGCGGAATTCTGCTCGGAATACTGTGGCTGGGATAAAATTCGGGACTGA
- a CDS encoding DUF814 domain-containing protein: MKERNLQPDCWKYELSGGFQAWAGKTDRDNDLLSLKTARPEELWFHVHGVPGSHVILRHPAGEKPGNALIRQAAAIAAWHSKARNAGNVPVKYTEAKHVGKPRGARPGSVTVKREKTIKVRPALPRE, translated from the coding sequence ATGAAAGAGCGTAACCTTCAACCCGACTGCTGGAAATATGAACTGTCCGGAGGTTTTCAGGCCTGGGCGGGAAAAACCGATCGCGACAACGATCTGCTGAGTCTGAAAACCGCTCGCCCGGAAGAACTCTGGTTTCATGTTCACGGCGTACCCGGAAGCCACGTCATTCTCCGCCACCCCGCCGGAGAAAAACCCGGCAATGCCCTTATCCGCCAGGCCGCCGCCATCGCAGCCTGGCACTCCAAAGCCCGCAACGCCGGCAATGTACCCGTAAAATACACCGAAGCCAAACATGTCGGAAAACCCCGCGGCGCCAGACCCGGCAGCGTCACCGTCAAGCGCGAAAAAACCATCAAAGTCCGCCCCGCCCTTCCCCGCGAATAA
- a CDS encoding ATP-binding protein, with protein MRNPFQYGGVVSGESFCNRTRETADLRRSVENAEKLFVYSERRLGKTSLIRKVLKELPEEKYLTVYIDLWPTDGETSFVLTCAKAFSESMATTTDKLLHTAKTFFSRLVPSVSANDDGKPVVTFSFDQKRPDMPLIEEVLAMPVKSAEKTGRRVVIVFDEFQQILEYESDAVERLLRSSIQHQADVAYIFCGSRKHLIRQMFMDSQRPMYRSGSHYPLGLIAEDHWQDFIAGKFAETGKRISPEVISAICQLTEGHPFYTQHLCHPLWELCEVGCEVREEMIAQATELLLQRESYAFMNLWDSLTRNARRLLKGVAAEGAGTQVFSSDFIRKYQLGSSSNAQRAVDVLLKKDIIDKEESGIVIPDRFFRLWINSKQNQMNG; from the coding sequence ATGAGAAATCCCTTTCAATACGGCGGTGTGGTGTCCGGCGAATCATTCTGTAACCGGACCCGGGAGACCGCCGATTTGCGGCGGTCGGTGGAAAATGCCGAAAAGCTGTTTGTCTATTCGGAGCGGCGGCTTGGTAAAACTTCGCTGATCCGGAAGGTGCTGAAGGAACTGCCGGAAGAGAAATACCTGACGGTTTATATCGACCTTTGGCCAACCGACGGAGAGACCTCGTTTGTACTCACCTGCGCCAAAGCCTTTTCGGAATCGATGGCCACGACGACGGATAAACTGCTGCACACCGCGAAAACCTTTTTCAGCCGGCTGGTGCCGTCGGTATCTGCCAACGACGACGGAAAGCCTGTGGTAACTTTCAGTTTTGACCAGAAACGTCCGGATATGCCCCTGATTGAAGAGGTATTGGCGATGCCGGTGAAATCTGCCGAAAAAACAGGCCGACGTGTGGTAATTGTTTTCGATGAATTTCAGCAGATTCTGGAATATGAAAGTGATGCGGTGGAACGGCTGCTGCGCAGTTCCATCCAGCACCAGGCCGATGTCGCCTATATTTTCTGCGGCAGCCGCAAACACCTGATCCGGCAGATGTTCATGGACTCACAGCGTCCGATGTACCGCTCGGGTTCGCACTATCCGCTCGGTTTGATTGCTGAGGATCACTGGCAGGATTTTATCGCCGGAAAGTTTGCCGAGACCGGCAAGCGGATCAGTCCCGAAGTGATTTCCGCGATCTGCCAACTGACCGAAGGCCATCCCTTTTATACCCAGCATCTCTGCCATCCGCTGTGGGAACTCTGTGAAGTGGGCTGTGAAGTGCGTGAAGAGATGATCGCCCAGGCCACGGAACTGCTGCTTCAGCGTGAAAGTTATGCGTTTATGAACCTCTGGGATTCGCTTACCCGGAATGCCCGCCGTCTGCTGAAAGGTGTGGCGGCTGAAGGTGCCGGAACGCAGGTTTTTTCCTCGGATTTTATTCGGAAATATCAGCTCGGGTCTTCGTCCAATGCCCAGCGGGCGGTGGATGTGCTGCTGAAAAAGGATATCATCGACAAAGAGGAAAGCGGCATCGTGATTCCTGACCGGTTTTTCCGGCTCTGGATCAACAGTAAGCAGAATCAGATGAATGGATGA
- a CDS encoding sulfite reductase subunit beta: MTMEKKYRCAIRQKQKGIFALRLRAVGGNLTAAQLQAVSVVAEKYGTGGVHLTTRQGIEIHHVQGADLDAAQAVLEAAGLKMGAEGNRVRIIIACPGQASCRFGSIDTQSVAAKLDERYFRMEMPYKVKFGVTGCPNNCGKAREADIGIMGTRIPRWAGADCVGCDACIAFCVADAIRNEKGQYVRDAEKCINCSACAVRCPKASWQTVSRGYTVLIGGTLGKRPRLGIPLAAHLPTEEQALALVDKTLQFYKENGRPRERLGHMLDRLGEDAVKSEIIKNECDTQFA, encoded by the coding sequence ATGACGATGGAAAAGAAATACCGCTGCGCTATTCGGCAGAAACAGAAGGGGATCTTTGCGCTTCGGTTACGGGCGGTTGGCGGAAATCTGACTGCGGCGCAGCTGCAGGCGGTTTCCGTTGTTGCGGAAAAATACGGAACCGGAGGCGTTCATCTGACCACGCGGCAGGGGATTGAAATCCATCATGTTCAAGGTGCAGATCTCGACGCGGCGCAGGCGGTGCTGGAAGCCGCCGGATTGAAAATGGGGGCGGAAGGGAACCGGGTCCGCATTATCATTGCCTGTCCGGGGCAGGCATCGTGCCGTTTTGGATCCATCGATACCCAATCGGTGGCCGCGAAACTGGATGAACGCTATTTCCGGATGGAAATGCCTTATAAAGTGAAATTCGGCGTTACGGGCTGTCCGAACAACTGCGGCAAAGCACGCGAAGCGGATATCGGAATTATGGGTACGCGTATTCCCCGCTGGGCCGGCGCGGACTGTGTTGGGTGTGATGCCTGTATTGCATTCTGTGTGGCCGATGCGATCCGCAACGAAAAGGGACAGTATGTTCGCGACGCAGAAAAGTGTATCAACTGCAGCGCCTGTGCGGTCCGTTGTCCGAAAGCATCCTGGCAGACGGTTTCCCGGGGCTATACGGTATTGATCGGCGGTACACTCGGCAAACGGCCGCGACTCGGAATTCCGCTTGCCGCGCACCTTCCAACCGAAGAGCAGGCATTGGCGCTGGTGGATAAAACCCTGCAGTTCTACAAGGAGAACGGGCGGCCCCGCGAGCGGCTCGGGCATATGCTGGACCGTCTGGGAGAGGATGCTGTTAAATCGGAAATTATAAAAAACGAGTGTGATACGCAATTTGCGTAA
- a CDS encoding MarR family transcriptional regulator, with the protein MTEKPHINGIMAQIGRIREHAALFIEQGLKEENIKGILSAHGIVLFFLFQQQHPVAMKEIVEKTGRVKSTVTGMINTLEHHGYVEKFRSPEDRRVILVQLTEKGREIRPAFERISTGMLEKLYGDMPQTDREKLIELLSQILDNLKNT; encoded by the coding sequence ATGACAGAGAAACCACATATCAATGGAATTATGGCGCAGATCGGCCGCATTCGGGAGCACGCCGCCCTGTTTATTGAACAGGGCCTGAAAGAAGAGAACATCAAAGGCATTCTCTCCGCGCACGGCATCGTCCTCTTTTTTCTCTTCCAGCAGCAGCACCCCGTTGCCATGAAGGAGATTGTCGAAAAAACCGGCCGCGTAAAATCCACCGTCACGGGCATGATCAATACACTGGAACACCACGGTTATGTGGAAAAATTCCGAAGTCCGGAAGACAGGCGCGTAATACTGGTTCAGCTCACGGAAAAAGGCCGGGAAATCCGCCCCGCCTTTGAACGCATATCAACCGGAATGCTGGAAAAACTCTATGGCGATATGCCGCAGACCGACCGGGAAAAGCTGATCGAACTGCTCTCACAGATTCTGGATAATCT